One segment of Primulina tabacum isolate GXHZ01 chromosome 14, ASM2559414v2, whole genome shotgun sequence DNA contains the following:
- the LOC142523772 gene encoding uncharacterized protein LOC142523772: protein MINKNHEKTPYEIWTGKQPKVGYFRIFGCKCFIHINGKTHLTAFDVKADNGIVLGYSAVSETYGAYNQRTLTVEESILIVFDESYKCHDNSNSSIHDLINNFDATNLEASSEDDVDLRKTGGSISKENPTAQEQTQQVNEREDNQQPQNIQNEEGALEQEEEIIQPTKLNPYGPCLQWKKDHQLELVIGNPTAPLRTRNQMINEFMHAAFVSQIEPKKIDDALLDTNWIEAMQEELNQFERSKVWHLVPRPNNTHVIGTRWVFRNKMDENGLIIRNKARLVAQGYRQEEGLQVKQSENGIFINQAKYTRDMLKKFGMENCSLASTPMSSSIKLDKDEERISVNTKMYRGLIGSLLYLIASRPDITFSVCLCARFQAKPMQSHFIAAKRILKYLKGTANVGLWYPKDVSIL, encoded by the exons ATgatcaataaaaatcatgagaagactccatatgaaattTGGACCGGCAAGCAGCCAAAAGTTGGATACTTTCGCATCTTTGGCTGTAAGTGTTTTATTCATATTAATGGCAAAACACATCTCACCGCCTTTGATGTAAAAGCTGATAATGGTATCGTTTTAggatattcagcagtgagcGAAACATATGGAGCTTACAACCAAAGAACTCTCACCGTTGAAGAATCCATACTTATTGTCTTTGATGAGTCATATAAATGTCATGATAATAGCAATAGCAGCatacatgatttaataaataattttgatgcTACTAACCTTGAGGCAAGCAGTGAGGATGATGTAGATCTGAGAAAAACAGGTGGAAGCATATCAAAAGAAAATCCAACAGCTCAAGAACAAACTCAACAAGTGAACGAACGGGAAGACAACCAGCAACCGCAAAACATACAAAATGAAGAAGGAGCATTggaacaagaagaagaaatcaTTCAACCAACCAAGCTaaatccatatggaccatgtctcCAGTGGAAAAAGGATCATCAACTTGAGCTGGTCATCGGTAACCCTACTgctcctcttagaactagaaatcaaatgataaatgaatttatgcatgctgcGTTTGTCTCTCAgatagaacctaagaaaatcGATGATGCACTACTTGACACAAACTGGATAGAGGCCATGCAGGAGGAACTTAATCAGTTTGAAAGGAGTAAGGTCTGGCATCTAGTCCCTAGGCCTAATAACACTCATGTGATTGGAACTAGGTGGGTATTTAGgaacaaaatggatgaaaacggTTTGATTATAAGAAACAAAGCTAGACTAGTAGCTCAAGGTTATAGACAGGAAGAAG GACTGCAAGTCAAGCAGTCTGAAAATGGTATATTTATCAATCAAGCCAAATATACTCGAGACATGCTAAAGAAATTCGGCATGGAAAATTGCTCTCTAGCTTCCACCCCAATGAGTTCATCAATTAAACTGGATAAAGATGAAGAGAGAATCTCCGTGaacacaaaaatgtacagagggTTAATTGGTTCTTTGTTATATCTGATTGCCAGTCGACCAGACATTACGTTTTCGGTTTGTTTATGTGCACGGTTTCAAGCTAAACCTATGCAATCTCATTTTATTGCCGCTAAACGTatccttaaatatcttaaaggaacTGCTAATGTGGGTCTTTGGTATCCCAAAGATGTCTCAATCTTGTAG